A window from Shimia isoporae encodes these proteins:
- a CDS encoding vWA domain-containing protein codes for MFLRFFENLRAARVPVSLREFLGFLEALKAGLSTYDIDAFYYLGRTIMVKDERNIDKYDRAFAMTFDGLAEISAQDVLDAVDIPEEWLRKMAEKHLSAEEMAEIEALGGFDKLMETLKERLKEQEGRHQGGNKWIGTAGTSPFGAYGYNPEGVRIGQKESRHQKATKVWDKREFRNLDDGVELGTRNIKVALKRLRRWAREGAAEELDLSGTIRSTAENGYLDVKTRPERHNAVKVLLFLDVGGSMDPHVKVVEELFSAARAEFKHLEYYYFHNCLYEGVWRDNKRRWNDQTSTHEVMRTYGPDYKCIFVGDASMSPYEIAYAGGANEHWNAEPGQIWLERAREQWSSNLWINPTPESHWQYTHSIQMIREIFENRMVPMTLAGLEQGMRELVR; via the coding sequence ATGTTTCTACGCTTCTTTGAAAACCTCCGTGCCGCTCGCGTGCCCGTTTCGCTGCGGGAATTTCTCGGCTTTCTGGAGGCGCTCAAAGCAGGTCTGTCGACATATGACATCGACGCCTTCTACTACCTCGGTCGCACGATCATGGTCAAAGACGAGCGCAATATCGACAAGTACGATCGCGCATTTGCCATGACATTTGACGGCCTCGCGGAAATCTCCGCTCAGGATGTGCTGGACGCGGTCGACATACCTGAAGAATGGCTTCGCAAAATGGCGGAGAAACACCTCAGCGCTGAGGAAATGGCAGAGATCGAAGCGCTTGGAGGCTTTGACAAGCTGATGGAGACGCTCAAAGAGCGCCTCAAGGAGCAAGAAGGTCGTCACCAGGGTGGCAACAAGTGGATCGGCACCGCCGGCACCTCTCCGTTCGGCGCCTACGGCTACAATCCGGAAGGTGTCCGCATCGGCCAAAAAGAAAGCAGGCACCAAAAAGCCACCAAAGTCTGGGACAAACGGGAATTCCGCAATTTGGACGACGGCGTGGAGCTCGGCACCCGCAATATCAAGGTCGCCCTCAAACGTTTGCGCCGCTGGGCACGCGAAGGGGCCGCAGAAGAACTGGATTTGTCCGGTACAATTCGCTCCACTGCGGAAAACGGCTATCTTGACGTGAAAACCCGCCCGGAGCGTCACAATGCTGTGAAAGTTCTCCTCTTTCTTGATGTTGGCGGCTCAATGGACCCTCACGTTAAAGTTGTAGAAGAACTCTTTTCAGCAGCTCGCGCCGAATTTAAACATCTCGAGTATTATTACTTCCACAATTGCCTCTATGAAGGTGTTTGGCGCGACAACAAACGCCGCTGGAACGACCAGACTTCCACGCACGAAGTGATGCGCACCTACGGCCCGGACTACAAATGCATCTTTGTTGGGGACGCGTCGATGTCGCCTTACGAAATCGCTTATGCGGGCGGCGCCAACGAACACTGGAATGCGGAGCCGGGTCAGATTTGGCTCGAACGTGCTCGGGAACAGTGGAGCTCAAACCTCTGGATCAACCCAACACCAGAGAGCCATTGGCAATACACGCATTCGATTCAGATGATCCGCGAGATTTTCGAAAACCGCATGGTGCCAATGACATTGGCAGGCCTCGAACAAGGCATGCGAGAGCTGGTGCGCTAG
- a CDS encoding DMT family transporter produces MNGRRETLWGVVLIVAYSAAISAADAITKHVATGYAAPQLFGLSGLLVGGFCFLMSRPAGVVPKTDYVGVTAARCALGIAGSLAFFLSFRLLPMAEVFLFIALMPILSAALSGKVLGEPVKSGTWAALGLGCVGLLVLFPNGLSDVGSGHVIALAAAVIGSLSLVLARYLSNRGEGALGQVFYPNLSLGIVMCLALPFVWQPMSWADIALVVAYSVALFAARWLCMAALRLLPVHVATMFMSLQFLWAVWLGGHFFDETPVPQVFAGAAIMIAASFVLVWQRIAPRTRQMAVT; encoded by the coding sequence ATGAACGGGCGTAGAGAGACCCTTTGGGGTGTCGTTTTGATCGTTGCGTACTCGGCAGCGATTTCTGCGGCAGACGCGATCACCAAACATGTCGCTACAGGTTATGCAGCTCCGCAGCTATTTGGTTTATCCGGCCTTTTGGTCGGAGGTTTCTGCTTTTTGATGTCTCGCCCAGCTGGCGTAGTACCGAAGACGGACTATGTCGGGGTTACAGCGGCGCGATGCGCGTTGGGTATCGCGGGTTCGTTGGCGTTTTTCCTTTCATTCAGGTTGCTGCCGATGGCTGAAGTTTTCTTGTTCATTGCTTTGATGCCAATCCTTTCGGCGGCTTTGTCTGGCAAAGTGCTGGGTGAACCTGTGAAATCGGGAACCTGGGCGGCGTTGGGGCTTGGCTGTGTCGGCTTACTCGTTCTGTTTCCAAACGGTCTGTCAGACGTCGGTTCAGGACACGTTATTGCTCTTGCGGCTGCAGTAATAGGCTCGTTGTCTCTTGTTTTGGCGCGATATTTGTCAAACCGGGGGGAGGGGGCGTTGGGGCAGGTGTTCTATCCCAATTTGTCTCTCGGGATCGTGATGTGTTTGGCTTTGCCATTTGTCTGGCAACCCATGAGTTGGGCGGACATTGCGCTTGTTGTGGCTTATTCGGTGGCCCTGTTTGCCGCACGCTGGTTGTGTATGGCCGCGCTCAGGCTGTTGCCCGTACATGTGGCGACAATGTTCATGAGTTTGCAATTTCTCTGGGCAGTCTGGTTGGGGGGGCATTTCTTTGACGAGACGCCCGTACCACAAGTGTTCGCCGGAGCTGCGATTATGATCGCGGCGAGCTTTGTTCTTGTGTGGCAGCGGATTGCTCCGCGTACCCGGCAAATGGCTGTTACATAG
- a CDS encoding DUF6902 family protein, which produces MSNVITLAAPKWRAAYLARTSSATERLANTFSNERRGINDVFWLKENAEFLNVVHTSLPETSDVAPAYEAFYETVESRIEFFPQYYRFILSICLDFEDLSGVSEKGERLVDWARQKGLAEAELSDLQRLEALRLFARRRRVRQKRNAALLDRVRRFMALSAQFALPNKKIAYELTHAIFYLSDYGRVDPDLDRGARKSLEFLGLWAFVEQNADLLSEVCVAMRFARMRPPEIWRQWLRRHTDRFSVEPNSMGVAADDYHEFLMCQWARLIVEGAEGIDRLPPMGGATTFKRPKPMCAPLRELSETIYNMASARTANWRDMRPAIVSKVSDGAKDKLALAEASSPRFGEFFSHFARVDLRWEWA; this is translated from the coding sequence ATGTCCAACGTCATCACTCTGGCTGCTCCGAAGTGGCGTGCCGCGTATCTCGCGCGCACGTCCTCCGCGACTGAGCGGCTTGCGAATACATTTTCTAACGAACGTCGCGGGATCAATGATGTCTTTTGGCTCAAGGAGAACGCCGAGTTTCTCAACGTCGTGCACACATCGCTGCCGGAAACCTCTGATGTGGCGCCAGCGTATGAGGCTTTTTACGAGACCGTAGAGTCCCGGATCGAGTTTTTTCCGCAGTACTACCGCTTTATTTTGTCAATCTGTCTGGACTTTGAAGACCTGAGCGGGGTCTCGGAAAAGGGAGAGCGCCTCGTCGACTGGGCGCGTCAAAAGGGACTTGCTGAGGCAGAATTGTCGGATTTGCAAAGGCTTGAGGCACTCCGGCTGTTTGCCCGTCGCAGGCGCGTCCGGCAAAAGAGGAATGCCGCATTGCTTGATCGTGTGCGGCGCTTTATGGCCTTGTCTGCGCAGTTTGCTTTGCCAAATAAAAAGATCGCTTACGAACTTACGCATGCGATTTTCTATTTGTCAGATTATGGACGTGTTGATCCGGATCTCGACCGAGGTGCTCGCAAATCTCTCGAATTTTTGGGTCTATGGGCCTTTGTCGAACAGAATGCCGACCTGTTGTCAGAGGTTTGCGTGGCGATGCGCTTTGCGCGGATGCGTCCACCTGAAATTTGGCGACAATGGTTGAGGCGTCACACGGATCGGTTTTCCGTCGAACCTAACTCTATGGGGGTCGCTGCCGATGACTATCATGAGTTTTTGATGTGCCAATGGGCGCGTTTGATCGTCGAGGGGGCGGAGGGAATTGACCGCTTGCCGCCGATGGGGGGCGCGACGACATTTAAGAGACCCAAACCCATGTGCGCGCCGCTGCGCGAGCTTTCAGAAACAATCTACAACATGGCGAGCGCACGCACAGCGAACTGGCGCGACATGCGACCGGCCATTGTGTCGAAAGTGTCTGATGGCGCCAAGGATAAGCTCGCTCTGGCAGAGGCCTCTTCGCCGCGGTTTGGCGAATTCTTCTCGCATTTCGCGCGAGTTGACTTGCGTTGGGAGTGGGCGTGA
- a CDS encoding HesB/IscA family protein, which produces MQLPPKVTERAFERLAEIGASDNGQALRVAVEGGGCSGFQYEIKLDTPKDDDLVLEGAGEKVLVDSISLPFLADAVIDFTEELIGARFVINNPNATSSCGCGTSFSM; this is translated from the coding sequence ATGCAACTGCCTCCAAAAGTAACCGAACGTGCCTTTGAACGTCTTGCCGAAATCGGAGCATCCGACAATGGTCAGGCCCTTCGTGTTGCGGTCGAAGGCGGCGGATGCTCGGGTTTCCAGTATGAAATCAAACTGGACACTCCAAAGGACGACGACCTCGTGCTCGAAGGCGCCGGCGAAAAGGTGCTGGTCGACAGCATCTCCCTTCCCTTCCTTGCAGATGCAGTAATCGACTTTACGGAAGAGCTCATCGGCGCCCGGTTTGTAATCAACAACCCGAACGCGACCAGCTCCTGCGGCTGCGGCACCAGCTTCTCTATGTAA
- a CDS encoding GNAT family N-acetyltransferase, whose translation MTQNSTVTVRPLTASDETDWRRLWTDYLTFYESSVTEEVYRSTFERLLGDDPQDYTCLIAEVEGKPVGLTHYLFHRHAWKVENVCYLQDLFADPDVRGKGIGRALIEAVYAAADAAGSPTVYWLTQDFNTTARQLYDRVAAKTPFIKYQRP comes from the coding sequence ATGACGCAGAACTCGACTGTAACGGTACGCCCGTTGACCGCCTCGGATGAAACCGACTGGCGCCGTCTCTGGACGGACTATCTCACTTTCTATGAGTCTTCAGTAACGGAAGAAGTGTACCGATCCACATTTGAACGCCTGCTTGGGGACGACCCCCAAGACTACACCTGTCTGATTGCCGAGGTGGAGGGAAAACCCGTGGGCCTGACGCACTACCTCTTTCACCGCCATGCGTGGAAAGTCGAAAACGTCTGCTACCTGCAAGATCTGTTTGCTGACCCTGACGTCAGGGGCAAGGGCATTGGCCGCGCCCTGATCGAGGCAGTATACGCCGCCGCAGATGCCGCGGGTTCACCTACAGTTTATTGGCTTACTCAGGATTTCAATACGACAGCGCGTCAGCTTTACGACCGCGTTGCAGCCAAAACACCCTTTATCAAATATCAGCGTCCATAA
- a CDS encoding DUF6749 family protein, whose translation MFAYKTTETINDFLTSEAPSDPFVGEGVALFSSGLEARSTDAFSGDGAELFSSGLVQLFSSGLSPKASGLRIVEGDGVEMFSSGL comes from the coding sequence ATGTTTGCTTACAAAACCACCGAAACAATTAATGACTTCTTAACCTCCGAGGCGCCTTCAGATCCGTTCGTTGGCGAGGGCGTTGCTCTGTTCTCGTCGGGTCTAGAAGCCCGCAGCACCGATGCGTTCTCGGGCGATGGCGCTGAGCTGTTTTCCAGCGGATTGGTACAGCTGTTTTCAAGCGGCCTTTCTCCAAAAGCCTCTGGCCTTCGCATAGTAGAAGGCGATGGCGTCGAGATGTTCTCCTCCGGCCTCTGA
- a CDS encoding deoxyguanosinetriphosphate triphosphohydrolase: protein MRAPYASDPMTARGRLFAEEESGFRSSFQRDRDRIIHASAFRRLKHKTQVFVEHEGDYFRTRLTHSIEVAQVARTIAGALGLNQELTEGVALAHDLGHTPFGHTGEDALDLLMQPYGGFDHNAQAVRIVTSLERHYAEFDGLNLTWETLEGIAKHNGPVLGELPYALADYNAAHDLELHTHASAEAQVAALSDDIAYNNHDLHDGLRAGLFDEDAICELPIVGDCFARVDEKYPGLDLIRRRHEALRRVFGVMVGDVIDTSTALLSESGAESVEEIRHNGTPVIRFSDAIWGDLKVIRAFLFTRMYRAPSVVEMREKVTVVVNDLFPLFMSDPTLLPDRWHADLAACRDETAIARIVSDYISGMTDRYALQVHARLLGKGSE, encoded by the coding sequence ATGCGAGCGCCCTATGCCTCTGATCCAATGACTGCCAGGGGACGGCTGTTTGCGGAAGAAGAGAGCGGGTTTCGTTCCAGCTTTCAGCGGGACCGGGACCGGATAATTCACGCCAGCGCCTTTAGGCGCTTGAAACACAAAACGCAGGTTTTTGTGGAGCATGAGGGCGACTATTTTCGCACGCGCCTGACACATTCCATTGAAGTCGCGCAGGTTGCGCGCACGATTGCCGGCGCGTTGGGGCTCAATCAGGAACTTACTGAAGGCGTTGCTTTGGCGCATGACCTTGGTCACACGCCTTTCGGGCATACCGGCGAGGATGCTCTGGACTTGTTGATGCAGCCTTATGGTGGCTTTGATCACAATGCGCAGGCGGTTCGGATTGTCACCTCTCTGGAACGACACTACGCCGAGTTTGACGGGTTGAACCTCACTTGGGAAACCCTTGAAGGTATTGCGAAACATAACGGTCCGGTGCTTGGTGAACTGCCTTATGCGCTGGCAGACTACAACGCCGCGCATGATCTGGAACTGCACACTCATGCAAGCGCCGAAGCACAGGTGGCTGCGCTCAGTGATGACATCGCCTACAACAACCATGATTTGCACGACGGTCTTCGCGCCGGGTTGTTTGACGAGGACGCGATTTGTGAATTGCCGATCGTCGGTGACTGCTTTGCGCGCGTAGATGAGAAGTACCCCGGGCTTGATCTGATCCGGCGCCGGCACGAAGCGCTGCGGCGGGTTTTTGGCGTCATGGTCGGTGACGTGATCGATACATCGACTGCTTTGCTGTCGGAGTCAGGAGCGGAGTCTGTAGAAGAAATCCGGCACAATGGCACGCCAGTGATCCGGTTCAGCGATGCAATCTGGGGCGATCTGAAGGTGATACGTGCGTTTCTTTTCACGCGGATGTACCGCGCGCCCTCGGTAGTGGAGATGCGCGAGAAAGTGACAGTCGTGGTAAACGATCTTTTTCCACTATTTATGTCTGATCCGACTCTTTTGCCCGACCGCTGGCACGCAGACCTGGCGGCTTGCCGCGACGAGACTGCTATTGCCCGAATTGTATCGGATTACATTTCGGGCATGACGGATCGCTATGCCCTTCAGGTACACGCGAGACTTCTTGGCAAGGGTTCCGAGTAA
- the xth gene encoding exodeoxyribonuclease III, with the protein MKIASFNINGVKARIETLPRWLDEAQPDVALLQEIKSVDENFPREIFEERGYRVETHGQKSFNGVAILSKLPLEDVTRGLPGDDEDEQARYIEATVMGEVPIRVCGLYLPNGNPTPGPKYDYKLAWMKRLESRAVELLSAEEPFLMAGDYNVIPQDEDAKRPEVWQEDALARPESRAAFRRLLNLGLTEAFRARNSASGQFTFWDYQAGAWNKDDGIRIDHFLLSPQCADLLQDVQIDKEERGRSKPSDHVPIWVDLAA; encoded by the coding sequence ATGAAAATCGCAAGTTTCAACATCAACGGCGTCAAAGCCCGCATCGAAACCCTGCCGCGTTGGCTTGATGAGGCGCAACCGGATGTTGCGTTGCTACAAGAAATTAAGTCCGTCGACGAAAACTTCCCGCGCGAAATTTTCGAAGAACGAGGATACAGAGTAGAAACGCACGGCCAGAAGAGTTTCAACGGCGTTGCGATCCTCTCCAAACTACCACTGGAGGACGTCACCCGAGGCCTTCCCGGCGACGACGAAGACGAACAAGCCAGATACATTGAGGCGACGGTCATGGGCGAAGTCCCGATCCGTGTGTGCGGCCTCTATCTGCCCAACGGCAACCCCACGCCCGGCCCAAAGTATGATTACAAGCTCGCATGGATGAAACGGCTTGAATCACGCGCCGTAGAACTTCTCTCGGCCGAAGAACCTTTCCTTATGGCAGGCGACTACAATGTTATTCCGCAGGACGAAGACGCGAAACGACCGGAAGTTTGGCAAGAGGACGCCCTTGCCCGCCCCGAAAGCCGCGCTGCGTTTCGCAGGTTGCTCAACCTTGGTCTGACCGAGGCTTTCCGCGCTAGAAATTCCGCATCTGGCCAATTCACTTTTTGGGACTATCAGGCCGGAGCGTGGAACAAAGACGATGGCATTCGCATCGACCACTTCCTCCTTAGCCCGCAGTGCGCTGACCTGTTACAGGACGTACAAATTGACAAAGAGGAACGCGGCCGCTCCAAACCCTCTGATCATGTCCCGATCTGGGTCGATCTGGCCGCCTAA
- a CDS encoding M48 family metallopeptidase produces the protein MIKFAPILIALLYGVLMVRFSAWRTARSLDDNSTTLDDPHLNRLINKMANALDLPRIKVHVYEIEPINGLAAPDGRIFLTRGFIDRYEAGQVTPSELASVIAHELGHVALGHTRRRMIDFSGQNAVRTALAMVLNRFLPGVGLIIANSVMSLLMARLSRVDEYEADAYASALLVKSGIGTSAQKSLLERLPHITGAHGATTPAWLLSHPKPEERVKAIEKLENDWGIASN, from the coding sequence ATGATCAAATTCGCGCCTATTCTCATTGCCTTACTCTACGGTGTTCTGATGGTCCGCTTTTCGGCGTGGCGTACTGCGCGATCGCTGGACGACAACTCAACCACGTTGGATGATCCGCATCTGAACAGGCTGATCAACAAGATGGCGAATGCCCTCGACCTGCCCCGCATCAAAGTCCATGTCTACGAAATTGAGCCGATCAACGGACTTGCGGCTCCGGATGGCCGCATTTTCCTAACTCGCGGTTTTATCGACCGCTACGAGGCCGGTCAGGTCACGCCGTCGGAACTGGCTTCAGTCATTGCCCACGAGCTTGGGCACGTGGCTTTGGGCCACACGCGCCGCCGCATGATTGATTTCTCGGGACAGAATGCGGTTCGTACAGCACTGGCGATGGTGTTGAACCGTTTCCTACCCGGTGTTGGGTTGATCATCGCCAATTCCGTCATGAGTCTGCTCATGGCCCGCCTGTCGCGCGTGGACGAATACGAAGCGGATGCATACGCCTCCGCCCTGCTTGTCAAATCCGGCATCGGAACCAGCGCCCAGAAGAGTCTGTTGGAACGCCTGCCTCACATCACGGGGGCGCATGGCGCAACAACACCGGCGTGGCTGTTGAGCCACCCGAAACCTGAGGAGCGGGTCAAGGCAATTGAAAAGCTGGAAAACGACTGGGGAATTGCATCAAACTAG
- a CDS encoding AAA family ATPase: MKFAGTKDYVATDDLTVAVNAAVALERPLLVKGEPGTGKTELALQVAQSLGLRMIEWNIKSTTKAQQGLYEYDAVSRLRDSQLGDERVHDIGNYIKRGKLWEAFDSDERVVLLIDEIDKADVEFPNDLLQELDKMAFHVYETGETVSAKHRPIIIITSNNEKELPDAFLRRCFFHYIRFPEIDTLKQIVEVHHPGIKESLLTTALTQFYEIRDTPGLKKKPSTSEVIDWLKLLLAEDLSPEDLKRDGASALPKLHGALLKNEQDVHLFERLAFMARSGR; this comes from the coding sequence ATGAAATTTGCAGGCACCAAAGACTATGTCGCCACAGACGATCTGACTGTCGCGGTCAACGCCGCCGTGGCACTGGAACGCCCGCTGCTCGTCAAAGGCGAGCCTGGCACCGGCAAGACCGAACTTGCTCTTCAAGTGGCGCAGTCCCTGGGCCTTCGTATGATTGAGTGGAACATCAAATCCACAACGAAAGCGCAGCAGGGTCTGTACGAATACGATGCTGTTTCTCGCTTACGTGACAGTCAGTTGGGCGACGAACGCGTGCATGACATCGGCAACTACATCAAGCGCGGCAAACTCTGGGAGGCCTTCGATTCCGACGAGCGTGTCGTCCTGCTGATTGATGAAATCGACAAGGCAGATGTCGAGTTTCCAAACGACCTGCTGCAGGAACTCGACAAGATGGCGTTCCACGTCTACGAAACTGGTGAGACCGTTTCGGCCAAACACCGACCGATCATCATTATCACGTCGAACAATGAGAAGGAGCTTCCCGACGCCTTCCTGCGACGCTGCTTCTTCCACTACATCCGCTTCCCGGAAATCGACACTTTGAAACAGATTGTCGAGGTCCACCATCCCGGAATCAAGGAATCGCTTCTCACCACCGCGTTGACCCAGTTTTACGAAATCCGCGATACACCCGGCCTCAAGAAGAAACCGTCAACATCCGAAGTGATTGACTGGTTGAAACTGCTTCTCGCAGAAGACCTCTCACCAGAAGACCTCAAGCGCGACGGCGCTAGCGCGCTCCCGAAACTGCACGGAGCACTTCTGAAGAACGAGCAGGACGTGCATCTGTTTGAACGGCTGGCCTTCATGGCGCGCTCAGGCCGCTGA
- the dksA gene encoding RNA polymerase-binding protein DksA yields the protein MKAETFLPDDYRPAEDEPFMNERQTEYFRRKLINWKNELLAESRDTIEGLQDSTRNIPDVADRASEETDRALELRTRDRQRKLVLKIDSALRRIDEGEYGYCEVTGEPISLKRLDARPIATMSLEAQERHERREKVHRDD from the coding sequence ATGAAGGCCGAGACTTTCCTGCCCGACGACTACCGTCCCGCAGAAGATGAGCCGTTCATGAATGAGCGGCAGACCGAATACTTCCGACGCAAACTGATCAACTGGAAAAACGAGCTGTTGGCCGAGAGCCGCGACACCATCGAGGGTCTGCAGGACAGCACGCGTAATATTCCGGATGTGGCTGACCGGGCCAGTGAGGAGACTGACCGGGCGCTGGAGCTTCGGACGCGTGATCGCCAGCGCAAGCTGGTGCTCAAGATCGACAGTGCGCTGCGTCGCATTGACGAAGGCGAATATGGATATTGTGAAGTGACCGGCGAACCGATTTCACTCAAACGGCTTGATGCCCGTCCTATCGCAACCATGAGCCTTGAGGCCCAAGAGCGCCATGAGCGCCGTGAAAAGGTCCACCGTGACGATTGA
- a CDS encoding FAD-dependent monooxygenase, with the protein MDLNGLKVTVIGAGIGGLTAALVLRQRGASVTVLEQAEAITEVGAGLQVSPNGMVVLRALGLESELQANAVRGTAVELRDYARGRLVSRLDLTTLGPDAPYHFIHRADLINVLADAVRAAGVKILLLQKVEDIEPGERPRIVLAHGQSAKADLVVGADGLHSQLRSVLNGTVAPFFTRQVAWRATVPNTINHPPVAKVHMGPHRHVVSYPLRDGKLVNIVAVQERTGWHEEGWHIADNPENLRSYFSDFQGETKDLLAEIQDVRKWGLFRHPVAPTWYRDNTVLLGDAAHPTLPFMAQGAVMAMEDAWVLGDALVKADDINTGLSAYQARRHDRVRRVVDTASKNAGRYHLSAAPVRLAAHFGLSLASMLAPKSMMSHFDWIYRYDVTKEL; encoded by the coding sequence ATGGATCTGAACGGATTGAAAGTCACCGTAATTGGCGCGGGGATCGGAGGCCTGACTGCGGCGCTGGTTCTGCGTCAACGCGGCGCCAGCGTAACTGTGCTGGAACAGGCTGAAGCCATCACGGAAGTAGGTGCTGGCCTGCAGGTGTCACCCAACGGGATGGTGGTATTGAGAGCGCTTGGATTGGAGTCCGAGCTGCAGGCCAACGCGGTTCGGGGCACGGCTGTGGAACTGCGGGACTATGCCCGAGGAAGATTGGTCTCACGGCTTGATCTTACAACGCTTGGACCGGATGCGCCTTACCATTTCATTCATAGGGCGGATCTGATCAATGTTCTGGCCGATGCGGTTCGGGCCGCGGGGGTCAAAATCCTGTTGCTGCAAAAAGTAGAAGATATCGAGCCAGGCGAACGCCCCCGGATTGTGCTGGCACACGGACAGAGCGCGAAAGCTGATCTTGTTGTCGGTGCAGACGGGCTCCATTCGCAGCTGAGATCGGTTTTGAATGGCACTGTTGCACCATTTTTCACACGGCAAGTGGCTTGGCGGGCGACAGTGCCAAACACGATCAACCATCCACCTGTGGCAAAGGTTCATATGGGTCCGCACAGGCACGTGGTGAGCTATCCATTGCGAGATGGTAAGTTGGTCAACATCGTGGCGGTTCAAGAGCGCACCGGTTGGCACGAAGAAGGGTGGCATATAGCCGACAACCCAGAAAACCTTCGGTCTTACTTTTCGGATTTTCAAGGTGAAACCAAAGACTTGTTGGCCGAAATTCAGGATGTCCGCAAGTGGGGGCTGTTCCGACATCCTGTGGCACCGACGTGGTACAGAGACAATACTGTCCTGCTCGGTGATGCAGCGCACCCCACGCTTCCATTCATGGCGCAGGGCGCGGTTATGGCGATGGAAGACGCTTGGGTGCTCGGGGATGCACTGGTCAAGGCAGATGACATAAATACCGGCCTCTCGGCCTATCAGGCCCGACGTCATGATCGAGTTAGACGCGTGGTGGATACGGCTTCGAAAAATGCCGGTCGATATCATCTAAGCGCTGCGCCGGTGCGTCTGGCGGCGCACTTCGGGTTGTCTTTGGCCTCGATGCTGGCTCCCAAGTCGATGATGTCTCACTTTGACTGGATATATCGCTACGACGTCACCAAAGAGCTTTAG
- a CDS encoding DUF2927 domain-containing protein — translation MPPVKSFATPRPTPPARSNREITRDFLDLSFALESGRALPYFTRFEGPITVRVTGKPPANLMADLNSLLTRLRNEARINIKLTNSADANITIEAVTRRDIRRTLPQAACFVVPNITALREYKGARRSGAANWADLQKREKIAIFVPNDTTPQETRDCLHEELAQALGPLNDLYRLPDSVFNDDDVHAVLTGFDMTVLRAYYDPSLKSGMTREEVAARLPAILARINPRGERLSPRYLKATPRTWIDAIQVALGPGTSADGRRRAATRALQIALQEGWEDHRLGFSHYALGRIMLPSDVNTAHTHFLYADQVFARFPNYGPHRAHVSVRLAAHAVASGRGQEAINLTSPHLATAARYENAVLLSNLMLLQAEALELEGRQQEAGELRLDSLGWARYGFGPDWAVREKLRDISSLSPLKGSS, via the coding sequence CTGCCTCCTGTCAAAAGCTTTGCGACACCGCGCCCAACACCGCCCGCAAGATCAAACCGCGAAATCACCCGGGATTTTCTCGACCTGAGTTTCGCCCTCGAAAGTGGACGTGCCCTGCCCTATTTCACGCGCTTTGAGGGCCCCATCACCGTGCGTGTCACCGGCAAACCGCCAGCCAACTTGATGGCCGATCTGAACAGCCTTCTTACCCGTCTGCGCAACGAAGCCCGGATCAACATCAAACTGACCAACAGCGCGGACGCCAATATCACAATCGAGGCAGTTACCCGCCGCGACATACGCCGGACGCTGCCGCAAGCCGCATGTTTCGTCGTTCCCAACATCACAGCTCTGCGTGAATACAAAGGCGCACGGCGCAGCGGCGCCGCCAACTGGGCGGATCTGCAAAAGCGCGAGAAGATCGCGATTTTCGTTCCCAACGACACCACCCCCCAGGAAACGCGCGATTGCCTGCATGAAGAACTGGCACAAGCGCTTGGTCCACTCAACGACCTCTACCGACTGCCCGACAGCGTATTTAACGACGATGATGTTCATGCGGTTCTGACCGGTTTCGACATGACCGTGCTGCGCGCGTACTACGATCCATCCCTCAAGAGCGGCATGACGCGCGAAGAAGTTGCTGCCCGACTTCCTGCGATCTTGGCGCGCATCAATCCGCGCGGCGAACGCTTGTCTCCAAGATATCTCAAGGCGACACCACGTACCTGGATCGACGCAATTCAGGTTGCACTTGGCCCCGGCACCAGCGCCGATGGCCGGCGCCGCGCCGCCACCCGTGCCCTGCAAATTGCACTTCAAGAAGGCTGGGAAGATCATCGCCTTGGGTTTTCCCACTACGCGCTTGGCCGCATAATGCTGCCCAGCGACGTAAATACGGCGCACACTCACTTTCTGTATGCAGATCAGGTTTTTGCCCGCTTCCCAAATTATGGCCCACATCGGGCCCATGTTTCCGTGCGGCTGGCGGCTCATGCCGTTGCCTCGGGCCGTGGACAAGAAGCCATAAACCTGACCTCCCCGCATCTTGCGACTGCCGCGCGCTATGAAAACGCTGTCTTGCTTTCCAACCTCATGCTTCTTCAAGCAGAAGCGCTGGAACTCGAAGGACGCCAGCAAGAGGCCGGAGAGCTGCGACTGGACAGTCTCGGCTGGGCGCGATACGGGTTCGGACCGGACTGGGCCGTGCGTGAAAAATTGCGCGACATCTCTTCGCTCAGCCCGCTGAAAGGGAGCTCGTAA